Proteins from a single region of Neodiprion virginianus isolate iyNeoVirg1 chromosome 4, iyNeoVirg1.1, whole genome shotgun sequence:
- the LOC124303996 gene encoding prostaglandin reductase 1-like yields the protein MVIAKKYVLAKHFEGEPKRSDLPIVEEELPPLKDGEYLIQAEYLSVDPYMRVYAQRYPVGITMIGIQVGKIIESKHKDFPVGKHVVATVGWRSHTIINGNAGLSSLRIPDYILPDLGSLPVSLGVGVLGMPGNTAYFGLIELCQPKAGETLVVSGAAGGVGSHVGQIGKILGMKVIGIAGSDAKCKWLKEELGFDYAINYKTQDVAVALKEAAPNKVDCYFDNVGGEISSIVMNHMNLFGRVSACGSISSYNADVKALPKCSIVQPAVVFSQLKVEGFIVNRWADRWMEGIEKNLQWLKENKLKYRETVTEGFENMFDAFVEMMRGDNVGKAVIKV from the exons ATGGTtattgcaaagaaatatgtgTTGGCCAAACATTTTGAAGGAGAGCCCAAACGTTCAGATTTACCAATTGTTGAGGAAGAATTACCTCCTCTGAAAGATGGAG AATATCTCATCCAAGCAGAATATTTGTCCGTTGATCCGTACATGCGAGTGTACGCACAGCGATACCCAGTGGGAATCACAATGATTGGAATTCAAGTTGGTAAAATTATAGAATCCAAACATAAGGACTTTCCAGTCGGCAAGCATGTTGTCGCTACAGTAGGTTGGCGTTCACACACTATAATTAATGGAAATGCAGGGTTATCAAGTCTTCGCATACCTGATTATATATTGCCTGATCTCGGCAGTCTCCCCGTATCTTTGGGTGTGGGAGTTCTGGGCATGCCAGG aaaCACTGCATATTTCGGGCTTATTGAGCTCTGTCAGCCAAAGGCCGGTGAAACACTTGTAGTGAGCGGTGCAGCCGGTGGAGTTGGCTCTCATGTCGGGCAAATTGGAAAGATTCTCGGTATGAAAGTTATTGGGATTGCTGGTTCAGATGCGAAGTGCAAATGGCTAAAAGAAGAATTAGGGTTTGACTATGctattaattataaaactcAAGACGTTGCTGTAGCTTTAAAGGAAGCTGCTCCGAATAAGGTTGACTGCTACTTCGACAAt GTTGGAGGAGAGATTTCTAGTATCGTTATGAATCACATGAATTTATTTGGCCGCGTCTCAGCATGTGGAAGTATTTCCTCCTATAATGCAGATGTTAAAGCATTGCCCAAGTGTTCCATCGTTCAACCCGCTGTCGTATTTTCGCAATTGAAGGTTGAAGGATTTATAGTAAATCGCTGGGCTGATCGATGGATGGAGGGTATAGAGAAGAACCTTCAATGGCTGAAAGAGAATAAGCTGAAGTATCGCGAAACCGTCACAGaaggatttgaaaatatgttcgATGCATTTGTTGAGATGATGAGAGGAGACAATGTTGGAAAGGCTGTTATTAAAGTTTAA
- the LOC124303992 gene encoding prostaglandin reductase 1-like translates to MMSSLFSRGQVLLTKSFQPTRINSIRTMVIAKKYVIGKYFQGEPKRSDLPLVEEELPPLKDGEYLIQAEYLSVDPYMRPYVYRVPLGRTMIGSQVAKIIESKNPNFPVGQRVFANIGWRTHTVIREDAGGVFDQPPYVLPDFDGLPASLGLGVLGMPGNTSYFGFLEICQPKAGETLVVSGAAGAVGSHVGQIGKILGLNVIGIAGSDAKCKWLKEELGFDHAINYKTQNVATALREAAPNKVDCYFDNVGGDISGIVLNQMNVFGRISVCGSISSYNADINAMPKTAIIQPALVFAQLKMEGFIVMRWKNRWMEGIEQNLKWIKEGKLKYRETVTDGFENMFDAFAGLLQGENTGKAVVKV, encoded by the exons ATGATGAGCTCATTATTCTCTCGCGGGCAGGTGCTCCTGACGAAAAGTTTCCAACCAACAAGGATCAATTCAATACGTACAATGGTtattgcaaagaaatatgttattGGTAAATACTTCCAAGGAGAGCCAAAGCGTTCAGACTTACCACTTGTCGAGGAAGAGTTACCGCCTTTGAAAGATGGAG AATATCTTATCCAGGCAGAGTATTTATCGGTCGACCCGTATATGAGACCTTATGTATATCGAGTACCACTTGGACGTACAATGATCGGTTCTCAAGTTGCAAAAATCATAGAGTcaaaaaatccaaatttcCCTGTCGGTCAGCGTGTTTTTGCTAATATTGGCTGGCGGACGCATACCGTAATTCGTGAAGATGCAGGTGGAGTCTTTGATCAGCCTCCCTACGTACTGCCTGATTTTGATGGCCTTCCTGCATCTCTTGGCTTGGGAGTACTGGGCATGCCAGG GAATACCAGTTATTTCGGATTTTTGGAAATATGTCAGCCAAAAGCCGGAGAAACATTGGTTGTAAGTGGTGCAGCAGGAGCGGTCGGATCCCACGTTGGACAAATTGGAAAGATTCTAGGATTAAATGTTATTGGAATTGCTGGTTCCGATGCAAAGTGCAAATGGCTCAAGGAAGAACTTGGCTTTGATCATGCTATCAACTATAAAACTCAAAATGTTGCCACAGCTCTGCGTGAAGCTGCTCCGAACAAAGTTGATTGTTACTTTGATAAT GTTGGAGGGGATATATCAGGAATTGTACTTAACCAGATGAATGTATTTGGTCGCATCTCAGTATGTGGAAGTATTTCTTCATACAACGCTGACATCAATGCAATGCCCAAGACGGCTATCATTCAGCCCGCGTTGGTCTTTGCACAATTGAAGATGGAAGGTTTCATAGTGATGCGTTGGAAGAATCGCTGGATGGAAGGCATTGAGCAAAACCTTAAATGGATAAAAGAGGGAAAATTGAAGTACCGCGAAACAGTTACGgatggatttgaaaatatgttcgATGCATTTGCTGGCCTGCTGCAAGGGGAAAACACTGGAAAAGCAGTTGttaaagtttaa
- the LOC124304003 gene encoding protein SCO1 homolog, mitochondrial isoform X2: protein MSKLLIRRWTTLQRNYRELEKSIHTSSVKYDKLELPKRLPFWKNKGPINWKSFGITCGIGAGLLTYVAYLKHVKNLRIDQERKRALGKASLGGSFELVNSEGKTVKSDDFLGHWTMIYFGFTHCPDICPDELEKMAAVIDELEKKHELIVKPIFISVDPDRDTPTVVGKYVKEFSDKFIGLTGTKEQVAQACKAYRVYFSSGPKDEDNDYIVDHTIIMYLVGPDGAFIDYYGQTANVEQIAASILFHTEKQKALNNPGWFSSLLPSKPDIVSA, encoded by the exons ATGTCGAAGTTACTGATCCGTAGGTGGACGACGCTCCAACGAAATTACAGGGAATTG GAAAAATCTATACACACATCCAGTGTCAAGTATGATAAATTAGAGTTACCGAAGAGGTTGCCTTTTTGGAAAAACAAAGGGCCAATTAATTGGAAGAGTTTTGGAATAACTTGCGGGATTGGCGCTGGTTTGCTGACATATGTGGCGTACCTGAAACATGTGAAAAACCTGCGGATTGACCAAGAGCGAAAGCGTGCGCTTGGAAAGGCTTCGCTTGGTGGTAGTTTCGAGCTGGTGAATTCTGAAGGAAAGACAGTAAAGTCTGACGACTTTTTAGGACACTGGACCATGATTTATTTCGGGTTTACGCACTGTCCAGACATTTGTCCAGAtgagttggaaaaaatggCTGCCGTCATTGACGAACTTG agaaaaaacaTGAGTTAATTGTAAAACCAATCTTCATCTCCGTCGATCCAGACAGAGATACGCCGACAGTAGTTGGTAAATACGTAAAAGAATTTTCGGACAAATTCATTGGGCTTACCGGAACAAAGGAACAGGTTGCACAGGCGTGCAAGGCATACAGAGTCTACTTCAGCAGTGGACCAAAAGACGAAGACAACGATTATATT GTTGACCACACCATTATTATGTACCTAGTCGGTCCAGATGGAGCATTTATTGATTACTACGGTCAAACTGCAAACGTTGAACAAATAGCGGCGAGTATCTTGTTCCacacagaaaaacaaaaggcTTTAAATAATCCTGGTTGGTTTTCATCGCTATTACCATCAAAACCTGATATTGTTTCGGCCTGA
- the LOC124304003 gene encoding protein SCO1 homolog, mitochondrial isoform X1 codes for MVIGSEFAGLDCGLCYYYIFCNHVKPTCGMSKLLIRRWTTLQRNYRELEKSIHTSSVKYDKLELPKRLPFWKNKGPINWKSFGITCGIGAGLLTYVAYLKHVKNLRIDQERKRALGKASLGGSFELVNSEGKTVKSDDFLGHWTMIYFGFTHCPDICPDELEKMAAVIDELEKKHELIVKPIFISVDPDRDTPTVVGKYVKEFSDKFIGLTGTKEQVAQACKAYRVYFSSGPKDEDNDYIVDHTIIMYLVGPDGAFIDYYGQTANVEQIAASILFHTEKQKALNNPGWFSSLLPSKPDIVSA; via the exons ATGGTAATTGGTTCCGAATTTGCTGGACTAGATTGCG GTTTGTGCTATTACTACATATTCTGCAATCACGTAAAACCGACCTGTGGGATGTCGAAGTTACTGATCCGTAGGTGGACGACGCTCCAACGAAATTACAGGGAATTG GAAAAATCTATACACACATCCAGTGTCAAGTATGATAAATTAGAGTTACCGAAGAGGTTGCCTTTTTGGAAAAACAAAGGGCCAATTAATTGGAAGAGTTTTGGAATAACTTGCGGGATTGGCGCTGGTTTGCTGACATATGTGGCGTACCTGAAACATGTGAAAAACCTGCGGATTGACCAAGAGCGAAAGCGTGCGCTTGGAAAGGCTTCGCTTGGTGGTAGTTTCGAGCTGGTGAATTCTGAAGGAAAGACAGTAAAGTCTGACGACTTTTTAGGACACTGGACCATGATTTATTTCGGGTTTACGCACTGTCCAGACATTTGTCCAGAtgagttggaaaaaatggCTGCCGTCATTGACGAACTTG agaaaaaacaTGAGTTAATTGTAAAACCAATCTTCATCTCCGTCGATCCAGACAGAGATACGCCGACAGTAGTTGGTAAATACGTAAAAGAATTTTCGGACAAATTCATTGGGCTTACCGGAACAAAGGAACAGGTTGCACAGGCGTGCAAGGCATACAGAGTCTACTTCAGCAGTGGACCAAAAGACGAAGACAACGATTATATT GTTGACCACACCATTATTATGTACCTAGTCGGTCCAGATGGAGCATTTATTGATTACTACGGTCAAACTGCAAACGTTGAACAAATAGCGGCGAGTATCTTGTTCCacacagaaaaacaaaaggcTTTAAATAATCCTGGTTGGTTTTCATCGCTATTACCATCAAAACCTGATATTGTTTCGGCCTGA
- the LOC124303978 gene encoding guanine nucleotide-binding protein-like 3 homolog, translated as MAKFCLKKGSKRVSARKRYKIEKKVREHNRKVRREAKKNPKSKKKANTVQVPNSCPFKEDILKEVEVLKKQREEEKQKQREAAREKKREQLSGNLEGLVTQAQNKQIQHDSSIVKSSANETEKKPVKREENSLKAHYKEFKKVLDSADVILEVVDARDPLGTRCKQVEEAVQTAKGNKRLVLVLNKADLVPRENLDNWLKYLRRSLPAVAFKSSTQDQSKRLGRKKLGKKTEDLIQGGVCFGAELLLSLLANYCRNSGTVKTSIRVGVVGLPNVGKSSVINSLKRSRACDVGNTPGVTKCVQMVQLDSKIKLLDSPGIVFANPQQDKDGPDDSSVALKNAVRIEALQDPFTPASAILKRVSKKYMMELYDILEYSSPDEFFAMKAARMGKFKKGGIPDATAAARGVLADWNSGKIRYYTLPPEDSASQLSAEIVQQFAKEFDIDSFATEEAMMLDHVGAESAKANTAESLVCDSSGPVDAAMEIEIQEKRTQKKVAVLGVDKKKAKKGDPKSTAIEGRKKKVEPLFEIEGNQKLNKLNKIQFKKLKKERARGEKAATGLAQVLEDIQITASDDYNFETDFKPK; from the exons ATGGCAAAATTCTGTTTAA AAAAGGGAAGCAAAAGAGTTTCCGCACGAAAAAGGTACaagattgagaaaaaagtgCGCGAGCACAATCGCAAGGTCAGGAGAGAGGCAAAGAAAAATCCGAAGAGCAAGA AAAAAGCAAATACCGTCCAAGTGCCAAATTCGTGTCCATTCAAGGAAGACATATTGAAAGAGGTGGAAGTACTTAAGAAACagcgagaagaagaaaagcaGAAACAACGTGAAGCAGCTCGTGAGAAAAAGCGTGAACAGTTGAGCGGAAATCTAGAGGGGCTCGTGACTCAGGCTCAGAATAAACAAATTCAACATGATTCTTCGATAGTAAAATCCTCTGCCAATGAGACAGAGAAAAAACCAGTCAAGCGAGAAGAAAACTCTTTAAAAGCACATTacaaagaatttaaaaaagttttggaCTCTGCTGACGTGATCCTTGAAGTTGTCGATGCAAGAGATCCTTTGGGAACAAGATGCAAACAG GTCGAGGAGGCGGTGCAAACTGCAAAAGGAAATAAAAGGCTCGTGCTGGTCTTAAATAAAGCGGATTTAGTACCTAGGGAAAATTTGGACAACTGGCTTAAATATTTGCGTCGCAGTTTACCGGCAGTAGCTTTTAAATCATCAACACAAGATCAATCTAAGCGATTGGgcagaaaaaaacttggtaaAAAAACAGAGGATTTGATACAAGGAGGCGTATGCTTTGGAGCCGAATTACTGCTATCCTTGCTGGCTAATTACTGTAGAAACAGTGGAACAGTAAAGACCAGCATTCGCGTCGGTGTGGTTGGCTTGCCAAATGTTGGAAAATCTAGCGTTATTAATTCTCTGAAAAGAAGTAGAGCATGCGATGTTGGAAACACTCCAG GAGTCACAAAATGTGTCCAAATGGTGCAACTGGATTCAAAAATCAAGTTATTAGATTCTCCTGGAATAGTATTCGCCAATCCCCAACAGGATAAAGATGGTCCTGATGACTCCTCAGTTGCCCTCAAAAATGCTGTACGAATAGAAGCCCTGCAAGACCCATTTACACCAGCCTCAGCGATATTGAAGCGTGTGTCCAAGAAGTACATGATGGAATTGTATGATATTCTTGAATATTCTTCTCCCGACGAATTTTTTGCCATGAAAGCCGCAAGGATGGgcaaattcaaaaaaggtGGAATACCAGATGCTACAGCAGCAGCCCGAGGAGTCTTAGCTGATTGGAATTCAGGAAAAATTCG ATACTATACGCTGCCTCCAGAAGATTCAGCTTCGCAACTATCTGCTGAAATTGTACAGCAGTTTGCAAAAGAATTCGACATTGATAGTTTCGCAACTGAAGAAGCTATGATGTTGGATCACGTTGGAGCAGAATCAGCAAAGGCAAATACAGCTGAAAGCCTTGTTTGTGACAGTTCAGGTCCTGTTGATGCGGCtatggaaattgaaattcaagaaAAGCGCACG cAAAAGAAGGTGGCCGTACTTGGAGTCGACAAAAAGAAAGCTAAAAAAGGTGACCCTAAATCCACTGCAATAGAaggacggaaaaaaaaagttgaaccACTCTTTGAAATCGAaggaaatcaaaaattgaataaactaAATAAGATACAGTTTAAAAAACTCAAAAAAGAACGAGCAAGAGGAG aaaaagcAGCAACAGGACTCGCTCAAGTATTAGAAGATATACAGATCACAGCCTCAGATGACTACAACTTCGAAACTGACTTCAAACCCAAGTAA
- the LOC124303971 gene encoding coatomer subunit gamma gives MNSFKRDKKEEEDGGGNPFQNMEKTTVLQEARTFNDTPVNPRKCAHILTKILYLINQGEQLGTTEATEAFFAMTKLFQSRDVILRRLVYLGIKELSPIAEDVIIVTSSLTKDMTGKEDLYRAAAIRALCTITDGAMLQAIERYMKQAIVDRSPAVSSAALVSSLHLTSISGDIARRWANEAQEALNSDNVMVQYHALGVLYQARKTDKHAVTKLVSKLTRTSMTSPYAACMLIRMACKLLEEEDGNGELLDFVASCLRHKSEMVVYEAAHALVNMGKSSTRELAPAISVLQLFCGSLKPALRFAAVRTLNKVAMSHPAAVTACNLDLENLIADPNRSIATLAITTLLKTGAESSVDRLMKQIATFVSEISDEFKVVVVQAIRALCQKFPRKHAVLMNFLSAMLRDEGGLEYKAAIADTIIAVMEGNSEAKEAGLAHLCEFIEDCEHISLAVRILHLLGQEGPTSKQPSRYIRFIYNRVILECASVRAAAVTALARFAAACPPLLPNILVLLSRCQLDSDDEVRDRAAYYCAILQQQFDPTTLSLVQPPLLSIPSLERALNNYVSSPMEEPFDISQIPPAQTVEEPTQPEILATAKQQQSRLSREETFMEKLAQVPQLALVMSKSPLFKSSSVVELTESETEYNVKCVKHSFSNHLVLQFDCLNTLSDQLLEDVRVAIEPPEGYRVVYEIPCLRLAYNEPGTTYTVLEFPEDVHASIATIPTTLRFMARDCDPTTGVPDAEQGYRDEYMLEDLEVTLADQMRGVGKQGVDFNAAWDAGATRGFSELEETFVLGASVTTLEGAVQSLVGFLGLEAVERSHRVATDAVGHTLLLGGIFRGGKEVLARARLALADSQVTMQLSVRSSDPDVAELVTSSVG, from the exons ATGAACTCCTTTAAGCGTGataaaaaggaagaagaagatg GAGGAGGTAACCCGTTTCAGAACATGGAGAAGACGACCGTTCTGCAGGAAGCTCGGACGTTCAACGACACCCCAGTGAATCCCCGAAAATGTGCCCATATCCTTACAAAAATACTTTACTTGATAAATCAGGGCGAACAGTTGGGAACAACCGAGGCCACCGAAGCTTTCTTTGCTATGACTAAGTTGTTTCAGTCACGTGATGTGATTCTACGTCGATTAGTTTACTTGGGCATAAAAGAGCTCAGCCCTATAGCAGAGGATGTTATCATCGTCACATCCAGTCTCACTAAAGACATGACTGGCAAAGAAGATCTGTACAGAGCTGCGGCAATCCGGGCTCTGTGCACGATCACCGATGGTGCAATGCTGCAGGCTATTGAACGCTACATGAAACAAGCGATCGTTGATCGATCTCCCGCAGTCTCAAGCGCCGCTCTGGTGTCTTCACTTCATTTGACCAGTATATCTGGAGACATCGCAAGGCGGTGGGCCAACGAGGCACAGGAAGCGCTCAACTCTGATAATGTGATGGTTCAGTATCACGCTCTTGGAGTATTGTATCAGGCAAGAAAGACGGACAAGCACGCAGTCACCAAGCTAGTCTCAAAGCTGACTAGAACAAGCATGACGAGTCCTTATGCTGCTTGTATGCTGATCAGAATGGCATGTAAGCTCCTTGAAGAGGAAGATGGTAACGGAGAACTACTCGATTTTGTCGCATCGTGTCTGCGCCATAAATCAGAAATGGTTGTGTACGAAGCTGCACATGCTCTGGTCAACATGGGCAAAAGCAGCACTAGGGAGCTTGCACCAGCTATAAGTGTGTTACAGCTGTTTTGTGGCTCCCTAAAACCAGCACTGAGATTTGCTGCAGTTAGAACTTTGAACAAAGTAGCTATGTCTCACCCAGCTGCAGTAACTGCTTGCAACTTGGACTTGGAAAACTTGATCGCTGATCCCAATAGATCTATCGCTACCTTGGCCATTACAACACTTCTAAAAACTGGAGCTGAGAGTTCTGTTGATCGTCTTATGAAGCAAATCGCTACATTTGTATCTGAAATTTCAGATGAATTCAAAGTTGTAGTCGTTCAAGCCATCAG AGCCCTATGTCAGAAATTTCCTCGGAAACACGCTGTGCTCATGAACTTCCTGTCGGCGATGCTTCGGGATGAGGGAGGCTTGGAGTACAAAGCAGCCATTGCAGACACAATAATAGCAGTTATGGAGGGTAACTCAGAAGCAAAGGAGGCAGGGCTCGCACATCTTTGCGAGTTCATTGAGGACTGTGAACACATTTCCCTTGCAGTTCGCATACTTCATTTGCTTGGTCAAGAGGGTCCAACTTCCAAACAGCCGTCTCGCTACATTCGATTCATCTACAATCGTGTTATTTTAGAATGCGCAAGTGTACGTGCTGCTGCAGTTACAGCATTGGCACGTTTCGCTGCCGCGTGTCCTCCGCTTCTTCCCAATATACTTGTTTTGCTATCACGCTGCCAACTGGATTCAGACGATGAAGTTCGTGATCGTGCTGCATATTATTGTGCCATTCTCCAGCAGCAGTTTGATCCTACGACTCTTTCTCTAGTACAGCCACCGCTTCTCTCCATTCCCAGTTTAGAGAGAGCATTGAATAATTATGTGTCTTCTCCGATGGAAGAACCATTCGATATTTCCCAG ATACCGCCGGCTCAAACAGTAGAGGAGCCTACGCAACCAGAAATACTTGCAACTGCAAAACAACAACAATCGAGGTTGTCCCGCGAAGAGACATTCATGGAGAAACTTGCACAGGTTCCGCAACTGGCCCTTGTTATGTCAAAGTCTCCACTTTTCAAATCCTCTTCTGTTGTTGAGTTGACCGAGTCGGAAACTGAGTATAACGTGAAATGCGTCAAACACTCCTTCTCTAATCATCTCGTTCTTCAGTTCGATTGCCTCAATACCCTTTCTGACCAATTACTCGAAGATGTCAGAGTTGCTATCGAACCACCTGAAGG TTACAGAGTAGTCTACGAGATTCCGTGTCTCCGATTGGCATACAACGAGCCTGGAACAACTTATACAGTATTGGAATTCCCTGAGGATGTTCACGCCAGTATAGCTACCATTCCAACAACCTTGCGATTCATGGCACGTGACTGTGATCCAACGACAGGTGTTCCGGATGCCGAGCAAGGATATCGTGACGAGTACATG CTTGAAGATCTTGAGGTAACTTTAGCTGATCAAATGCGCGGAGTAGGAAAGCAAGGTGTTGATTTTAATGCTGCGTGGGATGCCGGAGCTACTCGTGGATTCTCCGAACTGGAAGAAACGTTTGTTTTGGGAGCATCGGTGACTACCCTCGAGGGAGCAGTACAAAGTCTTGTTGGTTTCTTGGGTCTCGAAGCCGTCGAGCGAAGTCATAGAGTAGCAACAGACGCTGTTGGGCATACTTTATTGTTAGGAGGTATATTCAGAGGAGGAAAGGAGGTTTTGGCTCGCGCAAGATTAGCTTTGGCTGATAGCCAAGTTACAATGCAGTTGTCAGTTAGATCTTCCGATCCGGATGTGGCGGAACTTGTTACTTCCTCGGTAGGATAA